In the genome of Streptomyces sp. NBC_00190, one region contains:
- the surE gene encoding 5'/3'-nucleotidase SurE has translation MRRKRVLPLAALMLCAPALAGTAPAAASPQTVPAPAPVPAAAGPLRILLTNDDGYNAPGIRKAFERLTAAGHDVTIVAPLTNQSGTGTKMMSAPTLTVKHPEPKVWAVDGTPGDSVAFGLAEVFADGAPDLVVSGTNFGPNVAGLATHSGTVGGAVAALESGVPAIALSTGGLTAPDPVTTVNAMGPTLDFAVKLIDRLRARAPRSGPLLPKGVGLNVNHPVVGADGTGTAAGVAATFQDPQTLLEPDFTDSGDGTWKVTVKVVPRAAAKGGDIEAVSADRIAVSPMNADWNTGPADHALASALLAGLRP, from the coding sequence GTGAGACGCAAGCGAGTTCTGCCGCTGGCCGCACTGATGCTGTGCGCTCCGGCCCTGGCCGGCACGGCACCCGCGGCCGCCTCGCCACAGACCGTGCCCGCGCCCGCCCCCGTACCCGCGGCCGCCGGCCCGCTGCGGATCCTGCTCACCAACGACGACGGCTACAACGCGCCCGGCATCCGGAAGGCGTTCGAGCGGCTGACCGCGGCCGGACACGACGTCACGATCGTCGCCCCGCTCACCAATCAGAGCGGCACGGGTACGAAGATGATGAGCGCCCCCACCCTGACGGTGAAGCACCCCGAGCCCAAGGTGTGGGCCGTCGACGGCACGCCGGGCGACTCCGTCGCCTTCGGCCTGGCCGAGGTCTTCGCGGACGGGGCCCCCGATCTGGTGGTCTCCGGCACCAACTTCGGCCCGAACGTCGCCGGGCTCGCCACCCACTCGGGCACGGTCGGCGGCGCGGTCGCCGCGCTGGAGTCCGGCGTCCCCGCCATCGCACTGAGCACCGGCGGTCTGACCGCGCCCGACCCGGTCACCACCGTCAACGCGATGGGCCCGACGCTCGACTTCGCCGTCAAGCTGATCGACCGCCTGCGGGCGCGGGCCCCCCGGTCCGGCCCGCTGCTGCCCAAGGGCGTCGGCCTCAACGTCAACCATCCCGTGGTCGGCGCGGACGGCACGGGTACGGCCGCCGGTGTGGCAGCGACGTTCCAGGATCCGCAGACGCTCCTGGAGCCGGACTTCACCGATTCCGGCGACGGCACCTGGAAGGTGACCGTGAAGGTCGTGCCGCGCGCCGCGGCCAAGGGCGGCGACATCGAGGCCGTGAGCGCGGACCGGATCGCCGTCAGCCCCATGAACGCCGACTGGAACACCGGCCCGGCCGACCACGCCCTGGCCTCCGCCCTGCTCGCGGGGCTCCGCCCGTAA
- a CDS encoding carboxylesterase/lipase family protein, translating to MKWPGKRLTSARPLLGTALALAALLTSTLLASALPAAALPGGTARSGASDGPARPVVSLAQGALRGQTRDGAEEFLGVPYAAPPVADARLRPPRPAPRWTGVREADRQAPACLQFSPFGLRDPRAAAEDCLYLDVYRPRTARHGARLPVIFWMHGGAYSQGTGTQFGGRTMADLTQTVVVSINYRLGQLGYLDLPELAEGSDAPRSGSFGLMDQIAALRWTRQNIAAFGGDPDSVTVSGQSAGSGSVCALLASPSAAGLFHRAVLQSGPCTLLRTPDSARAQAQARAFAARAGCAGPAGVAACLRGASGAALVEAARTLPTPGPASGDGLLPVDPEQAIGTGTWNKVPVLIGSTRSEARFFVALSRPGLTQDQYTAQIMAAYGDAGAEVLARYPVADHGSPYLALSALMTDSSFACHTAWTAELFASQVPAYAYEFDDPQSPTLAGAQVPGLDESNAHSAELAYLHDFTMGDRPLTAVQVALATRMKRYWGAFARFGVPAVPGQTRWPAVVPGAGAAPVLTLNPTAMSAGSSFAADHQCAFWRTHPPLPF from the coding sequence ATGAAGTGGCCCGGCAAGCGGCTGACTTCGGCAAGACCCCTGCTCGGAACGGCCCTCGCGCTGGCGGCTCTGCTCACCTCGACTCTGCTCGCCTCGGCGCTGCCCGCCGCGGCGCTGCCCGGTGGCACGGCCCGGTCCGGCGCGTCCGACGGACCGGCGCGCCCGGTGGTCTCCCTCGCGCAGGGCGCCCTGCGGGGGCAGACGCGCGACGGGGCCGAGGAGTTCCTCGGCGTCCCGTACGCCGCTCCCCCGGTCGCGGACGCACGGCTGCGCCCGCCGCGGCCGGCGCCCCGGTGGACCGGGGTGCGGGAGGCCGACCGGCAGGCTCCGGCGTGCCTGCAGTTCTCGCCGTTCGGGCTGCGTGATCCGCGGGCCGCCGCGGAGGACTGCCTGTACCTGGACGTGTACCGGCCCCGCACGGCCCGTCACGGAGCCCGGCTCCCGGTGATCTTCTGGATGCACGGCGGCGCGTACAGCCAGGGCACGGGAACCCAGTTCGGCGGGCGCACGATGGCGGATCTCACCCAGACCGTGGTGGTGAGCATCAACTACCGGCTGGGACAGCTCGGTTATCTGGACCTGCCCGAGCTGGCCGAGGGGAGCGACGCGCCGCGCTCCGGGTCCTTCGGACTGATGGACCAGATCGCGGCGCTGCGCTGGACGCGACAGAACATCGCCGCGTTCGGCGGTGATCCGGACAGCGTCACGGTCTCCGGCCAGTCCGCGGGCAGCGGTTCGGTCTGCGCGCTGCTGGCGAGCCCGTCGGCCGCGGGCCTGTTCCACCGGGCCGTGCTGCAGAGCGGACCGTGCACCTTGCTGCGTACGCCCGACAGCGCGCGGGCCCAGGCGCAGGCGCGGGCCTTCGCCGCGCGGGCGGGGTGCGCCGGCCCGGCCGGGGTCGCCGCGTGTCTGCGCGGCGCCTCTGGAGCGGCCCTGGTGGAGGCGGCCCGTACGCTGCCCACCCCGGGTCCGGCCTCCGGCGACGGCCTGCTTCCGGTCGATCCGGAGCAGGCGATCGGGACCGGGACGTGGAACAAGGTGCCGGTCCTGATCGGGAGCACCCGTTCGGAGGCCCGCTTCTTCGTCGCGCTCAGCCGGCCCGGTCTGACGCAGGACCAGTACACGGCGCAGATCATGGCGGCTTACGGAGACGCGGGGGCCGAGGTCCTCGCCCGGTATCCGGTGGCGGACCACGGCTCGCCCTATCTCGCGCTGTCGGCCCTCATGACCGACTCGTCCTTCGCCTGCCACACCGCGTGGACGGCCGAGCTCTTCGCCTCCCAAGTGCCGGCGTACGCCTACGAGTTCGATGATCCGCAGTCGCCGACGCTGGCCGGGGCGCAGGTGCCGGGCCTGGACGAGTCGAACGCGCACAGCGCGGAGCTGGCGTACCTGCACGACTTCACCATGGGCGACCGCCCGCTGACCGCCGTGCAGGTCGCGCTGGCGACCCGGATGAAGCGGTACTGGGGCGCCTTCGCCCGCTTCGGCGTGCCCGCCGTGCCGGGTCAGACCCGGTGGCCGGCGGTCGTTCCCGGCGCCGGGGCCGCCCCGGTCCTCACCCTCAACCCCACGGCGATGTCGGCGGGTTCGTCGTTCGCGGCGGACCACCAGTGCGCGTTCTGGCGGACCCACCCGCCCCTGCCCTTCTAG
- a CDS encoding phosphatase PAP2 family protein, with the protein MAPSSSRVPPPHHLPAAPPRHALGCGILLLVVPLLVALLLRVVERPFFQGVDDRWAASVNGSAVDGGGGFTLVLDRLGGPLGLVVPLALIGCLCVYGRWRSALFVFTATVVANVVVLLPLKALADRPRPPHPSVLVNDGSYPSGQVFSAVTLVIVVALVVFPPRARRWWWPCAAAYVLAMMGSRTWLHAQWLTDTFAGALVGAGACLMLWRVFAPLLRTEAERIASDSLWL; encoded by the coding sequence ATGGCGCCCTCGTCCTCCCGTGTACCGCCGCCGCACCACCTGCCGGCGGCTCCGCCGCGCCACGCGCTCGGCTGCGGAATCCTCCTCCTCGTCGTACCGCTGCTCGTCGCGCTCCTGCTCCGCGTGGTCGAGCGCCCCTTCTTCCAGGGCGTCGACGACCGGTGGGCGGCCTCGGTGAACGGATCCGCCGTCGACGGCGGCGGCGGATTCACCCTCGTGCTCGACCGGCTCGGCGGCCCCCTCGGGCTGGTCGTGCCGCTCGCACTGATCGGCTGCCTCTGCGTCTACGGGCGCTGGCGATCGGCGCTCTTCGTCTTCACCGCGACCGTCGTCGCCAACGTCGTGGTGCTCCTGCCCCTCAAGGCGCTCGCCGACCGCCCGCGTCCCCCGCACCCGTCGGTCCTGGTCAACGACGGCTCGTACCCCTCCGGCCAGGTGTTCAGTGCCGTGACCCTGGTGATCGTGGTGGCGCTCGTGGTCTTCCCGCCGCGGGCCCGCCGCTGGTGGTGGCCCTGCGCGGCCGCGTACGTCCTCGCCATGATGGGAAGCAGGACCTGGCTGCACGCCCAGTGGCTCACCGACACCTTCGCCGGCGCCCTGGTCGGCGCCGGAGCCTGTCTGATGCTGTGGCGGGTCTTCGCGCCGCTGCTGCGTACGGAGGCGGAGCGCATCGCCTCGGACAGCCTGTGGCTGTGA
- a CDS encoding MFS transporter: MALPDVVDPVPAAPEPPRQRGLLPLLLFANAAMLAVYMGVGSVLLPLQIAEIDPANKVALLGLIGGVSSIFATAFNPIAGALSDRSGRRSPWILGGALAALAALAFLGSVSTALLVGIGWCLVQATMNVYQAAVTAIVPDRIPAARRGTASALVGLGLPIGGTVGVLVASQTADHLRTGYLVFGAIVAGAALLLTTFCRDLPRPRSAPGAASAAARPKGAGLAAFLSSLGNHDFRWAFIGRALMVLGYFSVVGYQLYILDDHIALPAGLTPPAAMAVLTPVSMVAMAVSTVLGGLLSDRLNRRKVFVGVSAALAGLVMAVPVVSPTWTGMLVFSALNGLAFGCFMAVDTALVTLVLPRAEDAARDMGVLNIANAGPQVVAPFVASAIVTGLGGYTPLFLAGGALSLIGALAILPIRSVR, encoded by the coding sequence ATGGCCCTGCCCGACGTCGTCGATCCCGTTCCCGCGGCCCCCGAGCCTCCCCGCCAGCGCGGTCTGCTGCCCCTGCTGCTGTTCGCCAACGCCGCCATGCTGGCGGTCTACATGGGCGTGGGATCCGTCCTGCTGCCGCTGCAGATCGCCGAGATCGATCCCGCCAACAAGGTCGCGCTCCTCGGCCTGATCGGCGGCGTCAGCTCGATCTTCGCGACCGCCTTCAACCCGATCGCCGGCGCCCTGTCCGACCGCAGCGGGCGCCGCAGCCCCTGGATCCTGGGCGGCGCCCTCGCCGCGCTCGCCGCCCTGGCCTTCCTCGGCAGCGTGAGCACCGCTCTGCTCGTCGGCATCGGCTGGTGCCTGGTCCAGGCGACCATGAACGTCTACCAGGCGGCGGTCACCGCGATCGTGCCCGACCGCATCCCCGCCGCCCGCCGCGGCACCGCGTCCGCGCTGGTCGGACTGGGACTGCCCATCGGCGGCACGGTCGGCGTCCTGGTCGCCTCCCAGACCGCGGACCACCTGCGCACCGGCTACCTCGTCTTCGGCGCCATCGTCGCCGGAGCGGCGCTGCTGCTCACCACCTTCTGCCGGGACCTGCCGCGCCCCCGGTCCGCCCCGGGCGCGGCCTCCGCGGCCGCCCGCCCCAAGGGCGCCGGGCTCGCCGCCTTCCTCTCGTCCCTCGGCAACCACGACTTCCGGTGGGCCTTCATCGGCCGCGCCCTGATGGTCCTCGGCTACTTCTCCGTCGTCGGCTACCAGCTGTACATCCTCGACGACCACATCGCCCTGCCCGCCGGGCTGACCCCGCCCGCCGCGATGGCCGTGCTCACCCCGGTGTCGATGGTCGCGATGGCCGTCTCCACCGTGCTCGGCGGTCTGCTGTCCGACCGCCTGAACCGCCGCAAGGTGTTCGTCGGCGTCTCGGCCGCCCTCGCCGGACTCGTCATGGCAGTGCCCGTGGTGAGCCCGACGTGGACCGGCATGCTCGTCTTCAGCGCGCTCAACGGCCTCGCCTTCGGCTGTTTCATGGCCGTCGACACCGCGCTCGTCACCCTGGTCCTCCCCCGCGCCGAGGACGCAGCCCGCGACATGGGCGTACTCAACATCGCCAATGCCGGGCCGCAGGTCGTCGCCCCCTTCGTCGCCTCGGCGATCGTCACGGGCCTGGGCGGCTACACCCCGCTCTTCCTCGCCGGCGGCGCGCTGTCCCTGATCGGCGCGCTCGCCATCCTGCCGATCCGCAGCGTGCGCTGA